The Pagrus major chromosome 17, Pma_NU_1.0 genome includes a region encoding these proteins:
- the LOC141012274 gene encoding uncharacterized protein: MHNSDPLSLSPLRDDNSQLTKMKERSTLSQVIRCKATSMERIIQVVHRMAQKSYLRACQLFCCPLDTLLYEKVTCCPARNQQTMDDKMTQALAIRSLPSTILIVNISNSTLIDCVIGNDSYPSLMAESQPLMTESRFHMHDQARCSYSCGQQGAAQTTPPPLPSDEPPSISIHSSHLNCVIIGDNNYMHADQSLSTEAEEV, encoded by the exons ATGCACAACTCGGACCCTCTGTCTCTGAGCCCATTAAGGGATGATAACAGCCAGTTAACTAAAATGAAAGAGAGATCAACGCTCAGTCAG GTGATCAGGTGTAAGGCTACCAGCATGGAGAGAATCATCCAGGTGGTGCACAGGATGGCGCAGAAGAGCTACTTAAGAGCCTGTCAGCTGTTCTGCTGCCCCTTAGACACCCTGCTGTATGAAAAGGTCACATGTTGCCCAG cTCGAAATCAACAAACTATGGATGATAAAATGACACAAG CACTGGCAATCCGGAGTCTGCCGTCAACCATTTTAATAGTGAACATCAGCAACTCAACCTTGATTGACTGCGTCATTGGCAACGACTCCTACCCATCTCTGATGGCAGAAAGTCAGCCTCTGATGACTGAATCTCGGTTCCACATGCACG ATCAGGCCAGGTGCAGCTACAGCTGTGgacagcagggggcagcacagACCACTCCTCCTCCGCTGCCATCAGATGAGCCTCCAAGCATCAGCATCCACAGTTCCCATCTCAACTGTGTCATCATCGGAGACAACAACTACATGCACGCTGACCAGAGCCTCTCgacagaagcagaagaagtgTGA